The Branchiostoma floridae strain S238N-H82 chromosome 6, Bfl_VNyyK, whole genome shotgun sequence genomic interval ACAGCACAGTACATTAGAAGTGGGTCCATATGGGCATACTTGGGTTATTGTCAGAAAGACAAATAAGGTAACTTTGCGAAAAgtcgggtgcatttgtatcccaaaaaatatcatctaccTTTAACctacatacatgcatgtctaAGTTAAACCTTCATtaaaatactgtacattttcctttttgttccatTTTAATGTAGTTGAAGACTGCAATAACCTAATAAAGTCACcttgtgtgtaggtgtgtgggGAAGTGTTCCAGGCGCCCCACGAGCTCACCATCCACATCCGCCAGCACAACATGGAGGACAACTCCGGCTCCCACACCTGCAAACTGTGCGGCAAGACGCTCAGCTCACAGAGCAGTCTGGACAGGCACATGCTGGTCCACTCAGGGGAGAGGCCCTTCAAGTGCAAGGTGAGGCTTCTTTTGTTTCATACTAAGGTTTGCTCTTGAACAAAGTTGAGGGCTAGATCAGCCTCTATACTAGGCTCCACGGGTTGCTGGAAATGTACCGTAGTAGTAATTGGTCAGATAGACAGATAGCcagccagatgagttagctggcCAAAGAGTAATGTTTGCAaaactgtagaaatgtttttccaACAACCTGATTCTACTACTAGGCTCCATAGATACACAGACCTGTCAagcttggtagaggctaaggCTAGATCAAATCAGGTGTACGAAATGTAAAACTGAATGAGGATAAAAATTGTTAAAACTAAGTCAGACAACTTTAGTTCAGGACATGGACATGATAAGGTGCTTAGTGACCGCCTTAATTTACACAATTCACAGAAGGTTatactatacaaatgtatgtgttgaaTATTGTCTGTTTCAAAAGATACAGATACTCAAGAACATCGCTCTAAATGCTGTAAATGATATGTATTGGAAATTAACCATCAATAATTTTAGCCATGTAGGTGTGTTATGCATTTGAGCATGCATGTGAGTAAAGAAAGATAGTATAGGATATAGATTTAGGCTGTCTTGTAATGATAAGTATTGTATCAAGTTTTGTACTAATGAAGAATTAATACACAATTTTATCCTTGCTTTACAGGTGTGCAAGATGGCGTTCACCACAAATGGCAACATGAACCGCCACATGCGTATTCACGAGAAGGACGGCGAGCTGCCGCCCCCCACCCCAGAGCCCCGCCAGCGCACGCCTTCCAAGCGCCCGTACTACGACCAGGACGAGGACTGGTCGCCCAGGAAGAAGGTGCCGTCCCTGGGGAGGAAGTCTCTACAGATGGATGGAGAGAAGGAGGGAGAGGATGAGAAGGAGCCAGAACAGCTGGCCTGCCCCATATGTGCGAAGACTTTCATCTGTCGCTTCGGCCTGCAGTCCCACATGGAGACTCATCCCGACACCTCAGTCAGGTATGCTCAAGACAAATTTGTCGTTTTTTTTAGTCCCTTCATCACACAATCAACACATCTGGAACAAAgcttcaacatacatgtatgtccatatAGTTAACACACATGTATCAGTTGCTATCATAAACATATACTAAAGGTTGTCTGTTCTTGAGTATGAGTAGATGGAATGTTGTGCTTGACTTGATAGGTTCTGTCAGTAGGTCATGAGAAAGTATcactgaagtacatgtaaggccacaccagtaTACATTCTACTTTGTTGGATTTTAGAAGAGGATCTTGAATTGAAATATCCATATTGAGTTTGATGCAAACCCTTGTACAGTTAGACGTAGAGCAGGTGCATAATAGTCAGACAAAAGGTGGCTAGATTTACACTGAAATTGCCAACTACCAAGGAAATGAGTTGATGTGGTCTAAGGGATTGCAAAAATCGTATGGCACTAACATTGGttccttttttctttgtttgttccAGGTGCAACCTGTGCCATTGTGCCTTCCGCAATCATAGAGGCCTTTCCAAGCACAAAGCGATGGTTCACAAGCCCAAGCTCAAaccatcctcctcctcatctcGATCCTCCTCCCCATCCCTCAACGCTAACAAGCAGGCCGTCATGGGCTTCCAGGAGCTGGGCTTCACGGCCTTCTCCAGCCGCAAGTTTCCTCTCATCGTCAAGACGTGGTGCGAAAACAATGAACACAAGTGCAACAGTGCTTTACCAAAGTTTGTCTGTCAGGATTGCGGAAAGTCCTTTCCCCTTCCTAAGGCCTTGCTCCTCCACAGGAAAGAACACACTGAAAGTGGTATAAAGAAGGAAGCGGTTACCAATGATGAGAATGACAAGTCGGCCTTTCTGAAGTCGCTGAATCTCTGCCCCCAGGGTAGCAGGTCTCCTCCCAAAGATGAGCACATCCCGTTAGATTTCTTTACGAAGGTGAGAGACTCCGAAGTCGTGTTCCCGGTCCCAACAAACGGGCTGCGACACAACAACGTGCCTTTGCCTAAGCTGGTGCCCATCCTTCCTAAGATGGAGCCAGGGGCGGGCGTGGCGTCCCCCATGAACAGGTCGACTCTTGGCACGACGGCGGACTTCGCCGACGTCCAGCAGATGCTGAAGGTTGCCGCTGACGCCACCATGCTCACCGCCCAGCCGGATGCCTCTGCCAAGACGAACCTGAAACCCCTCCCTCCACTGCACCGTATCCCAGTAACCCCTCCCCACGCATCCCCTGTGGTACTCCGTAAGCAGCCCCCGCCCCCTCCCCTGAAGTATATACCAAATGCAGGCAACCAAATGAAGGGAACAGTGCCTGCAAAGATAAGACCCATCCTGCCAAAGCCTACACAGACCTCACACACTAACAGCAATAATGTGAAAACAATTGACGGGAATATCGAAGAAAGTCAGCCTCAGTCAGATTCTGACAAGGAAGAGTTACCCGAGGATGTAGCTCACGCTAAGAAGGGAGACGTGTACGTGTGTGAATATTGCAGCGAGAAATTTCCCCTTGCCCGTGCCTACAAGAGCCATGTCAGGACCCACCTTGGTCTGGCTCCATATCAATGCAGGCAGTGCAACTACGCAAGCCCAGACAAAAGTACCTTGGTTCGACACCTGCGTACCCACAACGGTGAACGCCCGTTCCAGTGCCTTCTGTGCCAGTATGCCTTCACGACCAAAGCCAACTGCGAGCGTCACGTCCGGAAGAAGCACAATCGGTTCTCAAAGGAGGACATAGAAGAGGTCATCACCTACAACCAGTTTGTAAAGGACCCTCCAATCGGTGCTGAGACGTTCGGCTCTCCTGACACCGTCTGTAAGTACTGCGGCAAGGATTTCCGTTTCTTCCGCGCCCTGCAACACCACCTGCGCTCGCACAGCAGCTGCCGTAAGAAGCCATACCAGTGCCGCTTGTGTGAGAACGGCTTCTCCACCAAAAACAACTGCATCCGCCACATCCTCAAACGCCACGAGAACGTTGACCAGAAGAAGATAGACACCTATGTCAAGTTCCAGATGCGGATGAAGACAGAAACGGATGATGGCGAACAGATATATGATCATGAAAGTGTAGAACCCCAGTCTATAGCACTTAGTATAAAGCAAGAACCTTTGGATTATGAGCTGGAGAGTGCTGAAGGCCTTTCTGATCAACCGTTGGACTTCAGCATGAAAAGTGGAAGGAGTACAGACAGTAGCCACCTGGCTTCCCCTGTTGCCCTAGTCATCGATGCTGGAGACTTTGAACAACCTTTAGACTTGAGCTTCAAATCTACTGACGACTCCAGGAGTGAGTCAAGCATCTCGCAGTCTGCAAGTGAAAGTGCACCAACAAATACAAGGAAGTACCGCTTCAAGGCGGAATACCACAAGTACTACAGCAACGACTGCGATCAGTTGGTGTGCCCCATGTGCCCAATGAAGTTTAGCCGGGGTGGGAGGTTGGAAGAACACATCCGGTCTCACACCAAGGAGCGACCGTTCCAGTGTCCACAATGTCCGTCTGCCTTCACCATCAAGTCCAACCTGGATCGCCACATGAAGAACCACGGTGTATCTCATCCTTCACGGGGACGAGGGGGAAACATGAGAGGGGCGAGTGCCAGAGGTGGAAAAGTGACAGCAACAAGCCAAAGCGAAGCTGTAGGTAGAGGTAGCAGTGGACGAGGTAGAGGAGGAAAGGGTAGAGGAGGAAGAGGTAGAGGCAAGAAGACCTCTGTTGTGTCTACCATTTTGACTAGGGCCCGTCGATTCATCCCTATTGCTCCCAAACCTATAAGTGTGACGTTGACTGTTGGTAATCCTACAGATGAGCCAGCCGAGGAGAAGCCTTCACTTAACCACAGTATGGCTTCAGACTCCAGCGGGGAATTCGCAAGTGTGCAGAATATGCTTGCTGCTACCAACCCTGACAACTTCCAGACATTCCTTCACTCCCCCTCCCCAGCTTTAGACTGTGACGGAGATGTTCAGAACGATGTGGGAAACGATGATGCGGAGGAGGTGGAGGTCAGCGCAGGTGAGCAGGATGTTTCCAGCGACGAGATCCAGGGGGTGAAGAAGAGTTCGTATTCCTCTTCCCCCAACCGTGTCTGCTGCCCCCACTGCCCGCGTACATTCCCCTGGGAGAGCTCGCTCCGCAGGCATCTGCTGACGCACACTGGACAGAAGCCGTACAAGTGCCCCAAGTGTCCGATGAAGTTCTCCACTAAGTCCAACCGCGAGCGCCACCTCCAGCGTAAGCACAGCGGCAAGGAGAAGGTGGCCCCAAAATCGGAAGGTTCCCACCAATGTCGCCTTTGCGAGAACGTCTTCACTACCAAGTCCAACCTGCATCGCCACTATGTTGCTAAACACCCAGACACCGACTTGTCAACATTTCCCTGGGATAAGGCAGAATCAGAGCAAGATGAGTCGGAAGAGTCTGCTGCTGAACAACCACCAGAAGTGCCCCCTAAGGACTCCATGGAATCATCCCTTGACAGCAGCCTTTGTCTGAAGGAAGGAGACGGACTCCTGGCTTTCCACCAAAAGTTGTCTGCCAGCACTTCAGAGGCTCTCGCCAAGGCTGCCGAGATCTGCGACCAAATCAGCTGTGATATCCCAGAGGAAGGGAAGCTTGTCATTGACAAAAAAGAAGATGAGCCACCAAAGGTGGCaaagaagagaaaaagagaTGAAACAGAGTCAGCAGCAGCATCTACAAGTAACGAAAAGACATCTCCCAAACAGGGAAAGAAGCCTGGCAAGGAAAGCAAGCAAGATGAAGAAGCGCAGTCAGCAAAGAAGGTGAAGAGGACGGAGGTGAAGTGCAAGGTGTGTGGTAAGGAGTTCCAGTTCATGATGACGCTGACACGCCACATGCGGGTGCACAACCTGGACCATCCCTTCCACTGCTCCATCTGTGATGCCGCCTTCACCACCAAGTTCAACTGCCAGAGGCACATCGGTCGTGTGCACAACATCGAACACGAGAACACGGAGGCGATGGTGGTGGAGAGACAAGAAGAGGCTGTGCTCGACGCAGAATCAGAAACTGACCTTGACCCTGACTCTCAACATGCTTTGGCAAACTTGGTAGAAGATAGCGATGAGTCCTTTCAAGCTGATGCTCCACAAAAGACAAAAAGCGGCTCAAAAAGGTGGAAACAGAGTACCTCGCCTGTTGAAATCGATTCCCTCAGTGCCAAGTTTGAAAGTGACGAAGTCACATCAAATGATGGCAGCGTGGATCTGTCAAACAATCCCACAAACAAGAGGAAGCAGCAGTGCAAGATTTGTGAGAAGCGGTTCTGGTCGGCGCAAGACCTGAGGCGGCACATGCGTTCTCACACCGGAGAGCGGCCCTTCAAATGTTCTGGTTGTGACCGCACCTTCTCGTTGAAGCACAGCCTGGTGCGCCATCAGCGAGCCTGCTCCGGGCTAACAGAAAACACCCGCAGTCCCAGCAGAGAGCGCACTGCCTTGGATGCTATGGAGTCTGCCATAACAGAGTTCTTCTCGCCTACTGATGACGGACTGGGTGATTTTGGCCACGACAGCTACAGCGACCACAGCGCCAGCAACTCCTTTTCCGTACAAGACTTCTCTCTGAAGTCCACCAGTGAGCCAATCACCATTGACGGTTTGGAACTCGACCCGTCAATCATGATCGTACAACCAGAAGATCCGCCCAATGACACCTTTGACCTTGGGGAGATGGACGAAGGTCGTCTGGAGGACAGGAGGCACCCGTGGGACACAGACTCCGATAACGGCTTGGACAACGCCCACAACGTGTACCTGGTCACGCCAAGGGACAGTAAGGACATCCTCGGGTCAGCAGCGCCCGACAGCGATACGCTGCCCAGCTCGACGTTAGGCTCTGACATCATTCAGAACCTCCTGGGGATCCAGGACTCATCTGTGATCGACCAGATGCTGGACTCTGCCGACTCTGCTGCTAGACTCCTGGGGGTGGAGTAGTGTACAAACAGGTAGGAGAAGATTCCATTTGTTAGGGTGCATGTTTTTAGAAAGTAACATAAGATGCGAATAAcatttaatgctagttcacctttatttgcggggtaaactttatccgttgtatttaacaccagggtattttgggatatcaggtcgactgacggtggtctcaaactatattatattgaaaaaaaagtaatttgaaaccaccgtccatgtatgtgatatccctaaatatcctgtttttttgtacagcggatataggttaccccacgaataaaggtgaactagcattactcaTACTTCTTTTGTTAGAGTTTCAAAAGTTTTGGGTTGAATGAGTTTTAGTGTCACTCCTTGCTTCTTTGACTATCTGTTTTCAATCAAAAGTATGTCTCTTACATGATGAAATGAATCTTTAGCATACCACTTTGCTGATGGAAACTATAATAATCGTTTACTCATAAAACATAACATCCAGAAGCATATCAAGAATGTCTTATTCAAATTTTTCATATATAAACATTGTACTTGACATATCAATAGAACGTAGAAATGTTGAACtctgttgtttgtgtttcctttttttacattatCAGTTTGTATCGTTAATTGTTGTTAATTGCCTTTTTGTACAGGACAAACTTGGTGGAATGCACCACAACACCGAAGTGCTTCATATATAGGGCTGCCTGTGTCGAAGACAACATCAAATAGCAATTCCTGATTATGCTGCCAATGGAACAAGTTATCATTTATCACTCTTGTTCTCTCTTTATCTATACAATATTAGTCTTCTTTGGATATTATGTACATAGAAAGATTTGGTGTGGGATAATTGTTCAAGGTTGTTGATAAGGTACTATTAGCTATATATTCTTGAGACTGAAATTATGGTATTTAGTTATCGACTTGTGAAGAATTGGTGTAAAGCACAATACCATCTAAATGATTGTCAAtttacaggtaatattttcCTATATAAACAAgtgtgttgttgattttattatccTAGACAAATAAGGTGTAACATTTGTGGATTGACTTTTTGGGTgaattcttgtatcttaatGTTGGTATTCCTAAAGAAAGGTCCCTTGAAAGTAGCAGGATATTTTAACCAGCAAAAGTTTCTAAAGATTGTATTCAAAAAGTACTCAAAAGTTGGTGCTGCTTATGGTATTTGGGCTATctttcattttgtttgaaatactagtatatgaggTTTTGTTTCAGGAAGTTATTATGgctttttgtttggaaattcCACCTTACCCTTAAGTGTTTTTGAGATAGTGATCCTGCTATGCAAGGTGTTTAAAAATGTTCCTTATTATATCAAACCAGAGTTTAACAGAAGACGGGAACAGGTTTGGTGCTATTCGTTTAGGAGAACGGTAATTAAACTTTCATAGTGGAAGGAAAAGAAGCAGCACTTACCAATGAATGTAGAGTGTTATAAATGAAACATATATCTAAGCAATTATACAAGCAAACCGCTGTGCCTCCCTTTAGCATGTTGATGACAATGCAAGGATACTGTATAGACTGAAAATggctgatttttaaaaagagaaTGGATCGtgattttgtatgtacatgtggaGCATTCCATTGTGTGGCTTCTTGGTGTGCTGACTGTCAAGTTTTTGTTAACATTGGAAAATTCCAATTGTTCTGTAAATAATGCTACTCAAAAACTGCCTTGCTGTTCTTGAATACCTAGATTCAGTCAGATGTACTcagatatgtatatgtatattatattgGGTTGAATTATTAGGAGGTTGATTTAGAACTTACCATTTTTCCAAGTTTCTTGAATTTTTAACATACCAACACTGAGTCAAAGAAATTGTTTAAGGATCTGCATATAGAAACACTGCCAGTGATGAGGTATTCACGATTTTTACTCTGTATATCTTGCTCCGCAATGTTTCTCTTTTTACTGACTTTGATAAGTCCTTACATCAATAAATGAATTCTTCTTAATTTCAAAAAGTTTATATGCTTCGTAAAGAAACTTTGTAAGGAATCCTTAAAAGCTGAAaagtttgtttgaaaatgtgtttgagCAAAATACTTGAAAGAGCATTGAAAGAGATGTATCAAGCCACTACCAGCTAAGGGATTATTCATACAGTGTCTCTAAACCTTTTATACCCACAGAAATCAGGCCATCACATTATTGTTACGTTTTGTATGTGTGACACCTTCTTAGAATGGATGTTGTAAAGAAAAGTGTGATGTTGAGCTAGCTGTCCtcattatatatattatgcaattATTGCACTTTTGTTGGTCATAAGGTGAAGTGGGGTAGCATGCACTTAGTATTGGCACAATTCCATGGCAGATGTGAAGTAGGATGATCAGGTTATAAATTAACAGTGCTTCACTGTGGATGAAATGGGATATGTGTTTGCCAAGTTCAAGTGAAATGTTGTATTAGAGATAAAGTACGGAGAGGTTTTGTGTTAGCCTGGGTGCTGGCTCCATACTCAACAACTAGACATTaattttgtcattaattttcaaaatgttgtgtaTGGAGTTTGACACAATCTCCTAAACATTTTACAGGCCCCTCTTATGGTTTTGATTCTTTGACTCTTTCCTTATGGCCAGTCGAAATTTACCACCATCTTAACAATCACTTTAGATTGCGTGGTACTGTTTAGTTGTTGAGAACCATATTTTATACCCCTATATGTATAGTTAAGTCAAAGAATACTCGATAGTTGTTAACTCTGCACTATTGACACTGCCCTGTGCCCAACTTTATGCCTGCCATGGAATGTGCTGTTAATtaatgtcatacatgtaatacatatacTATACTAGCTATATGCAAGGGGAAATCAATTTGGTGTGAATTTTTAAGGCTGGTGGATGGAATttatgtatgatacatgtagacattGTACTTTAGCTGTTTCATTACAATATTCTCCATACTATCTGGATGTACAGACTTGATTTGGGGACAAATTTTTCTCACAGCCAAGCTTTTGGTAGGATACATGTCAATGTTTAGAACATTTTATATACAGTTGAAAAGCACTCCGTTATTTGGGAATATTTTGCGAACGATTTCTAACTCAAACCATTACTGATAAAGGTATAGATTCAGATACAGCTACAGATGATGCTACACGTGGAAATGTCATATCTACAAATAAGCTATTTCATGGTTTGAATTGCACATgcacaaggtcaaaggtgaggtcaCCTCACTTGTAAACAGgtcttgtacatacattgtacatgtttgtttatgtcaaaggggccttcaactttgaaacAATACATAACACTGAACATGTGCATTTTAAACTGTTAACTAGCTTATTGTCCATAACTCAGAGGTAAACACAAGAAGATAGCATGTAGTACAATTTATATGGGACTATGTAATTTTCACTGTCAGACATTAACAATATTAGTCTTACAAACTTGCAATAAGTTACCCATGGAATACAAGAGTGGATGAAACCATATATGCAAAGACGTCTTGGTGCCTTATACTATCAGCTTGTTATCTTAACTTTTGTGTCTTTGGACTGTTCCATAATCTTTCCGGGTGTACCTTAGAAAAGCCCAGGGAAAACCAAAGCTTTGCAACCCTGAGCAAAAAATTAATTATTTGGGTGAAAAAATACACCATCATCCACCTACTTTTGGAACAGTCTGTAGATCTCTGTAGAAACATTTTAAGCCACTTTGTTAGAGAAATTACTTTGAAATGTTATGAAAGATAGGAGTGATATGGTCATAGCAAAGCTATTCTAGTGTTACAAGAATTCCAATGTCGGTGACATGTTAGAGAATTATCAATATCACATTTGCAATATTAAATGCATTCAGTTTGATGAGTTTCAACTACAATTTCCTTTcccattgttttctttctttataaaGTTGTACATTTTACTGAAATGGATCAATAAACTATTTCTTTTCTGATTGGATAACTGGTCTGGTCTGTTCCTGTAGTTTATCTGTAAACCTTTCTGATTGGATAACTGGTCTGGTCTGTTAGTGTATACGTAGTTTATCTGTAAACCTTTCTGATTGGATAACTGGTCTGGTCTGTTAGTGTAGTTTATCTGTAAACCTTTCTAGTAATTCTGATTGGATAACTGGTCTGGTCTGTTCCTGTAGTTTATCTGTAAACCTTTCTGATTGGATAGCTGGTCTGGTCTGTTCTTGTCTGTAAAGCTTTCTGATTGGAGCTGagttaatctcaaagcagatgttgagggAGGCTAGACTTTTCCTAGCTGCCCCATTTCCGTCAGTTGTTTACAGAAGGGCAGCTACATATAATTAAACAAAGATTtaacaacatctgcttggagataaccagTGAGTTAGGTAAGTTTGATTAAGCCTCCTTGagtagcctggttaccagactgtttccagtgCCTACACAAACCAGCTGagcctggaatccaggctaCTTCTTGAGGTACCAAAATCCCACTACGTAACCCCCTAGTGCGACGCACAATTTCTATAGACGGGAGGGCAACTCCACAGTAACGGGAAGAACCTGGAATAACTGAGTTTAGTCTCTAGCTCTGGATCCTAATGGTTAAAGTTAGGTGTAATAGATTTAAATGTCTTACGCCAGTCCCGAGACTTCTCATGACCATTACAAGGATCTAGGAAGACCTTCCGAAACTATCAGTATCATAGAGAAAGATCAAATAAAGTATGACAAGGGACTCGTATTGAAACTTGCAGAAACTGTAGTTAAACTTTATTTGCAGTTTtgtacaatataacgttacattgctgTGAATGAGATAGAACAATATTTATACCTGCTGAAACTTTACAATCAACAGAGGGTTTTTGTAAACgcttttcaaaacatttggcCAACATATACTCATAAGAAcgtagtatttttttttcacattcgtTTATTTTTCTGGTAACATCTATCAGACTGCAGATAACGCAACTGACTTTTAAAACATGGTGTGTggaaaaacaaggttttttTACGGGTCTTTCAAGCCAAGCCACTCCCCGGCCTTATCCCAGCTGGTCATGCTGGATCGTTTGCACTTCTGTACAAACTCCTCCCTATTCACCTGCATAGGGGGGCAACAAAGATAAAGAATTACCCAAAAGTTTATTTAAGCCTCCTTCAAATCTTTAGGAACACACAGACCGTCAGAAAAAACAAGTTGTTGCTCCCAGTTGCAATACAACACAGAATTCTGTCCCTGTTGTCTATATTTCAACAGTAGCGAATGCACTGAGAAACTCACCCTCCTGCGTTCATCTGCTAACTTCTGTTGCTTCTCCAGGTCTTCCGCTGTGGACCTTTTTGCGACTCGTTCTCTCCTCCTGTTCAGACGTTTCTCCAAAGCCTGCGCCTTCTCCGAGTCCCGGGGAACGATGGCGTCCGTGTCGCTGACAGAAGAGATGACAAAAGCAGTGCTCTTGCGCTCCTTGGCGGATGCTTTGGCCTTCATCTTCGCTCTCCTCTCTGCAAGTCTACGAGACCTCTCAGCCAACATCTCCTGTTCAGACAGATAACGTTACACGCAAACAGATTTCGCTATAATCACAGATAGCTTCAAGACTTCAACTGTGCCAACAACctattgttgtttctttttcgtCTATTTTTCTTAATAAATGTATGGTTAGCATCAGAAGTTCTAAAATTTCTATGTTGATGATCCACTACCTCGTTGTTCAATGATGTATGATGTAATGTGATGTTTATGTAATGCAATCTATGatatgataacgttatatgaccCACCTCTCGTCTCTTGGCAGCGTCGCCGAGTTGCTGTCTTAGCTGAGTGCGTCATCCCGCGGGCTCCTTCTTGACCCGTTCGCGCCTCTCCTGGAGAGTTTCCTCCAGCTTCGCAAGCTTAACTGGGCGGCGTGCGGGCTCGGAGGCGGGCTTGTCGAGCAGCACCTGGAAAGCGACGGACTCGTCCCGGGTGTTGAGGGGCAACACGCCGTCTTTACGGAGTTCAGCAAGAACGTCGGCCGACGACTTGCTTGGTCTCGGGAGGGACATTGGAGGTTGGTTGGTCAGAACCGGACATTCTGGAACAATTCATAGAATATGGGAAACTGTAGTCAATGGTGGTCGTAGCATATGACCCCGTTCATACTAAGCCTTGCAAGTCGGATTCGGTCAAGTCGCATACCACAGACCTGGTTCGATCG includes:
- the LOC118417247 gene encoding ras-responsive element-binding protein 1-like — encoded protein: MSGLPALWKPEGTGGEGEPLGETQYPTFDDLYDKDDEFLPLQPQEQEEDLENPEDLSTTATTETNITIATDANQSANEAMLETEGSSEGLSQNQPNKCLMENDSEVPDSSTSTSGVTNRNQAAASSNSSMETKDSNNNADEARSPSRSSDELTIDLSVKQGPSSDVTGGAGDASSSSSASSRPGRGNDGTASKKKKRKKEAEMDENGAYPVKVQGRNRFNPDKMEAGPFPCQVCGEVFQAPHELTIHIRQHNMEDNSGSHTCKLCGKTLSSQSSLDRHMLVHSGERPFKCKVCKMAFTTNGNMNRHMRIHEKDGELPPPTPEPRQRTPSKRPYYDQDEDWSPRKKVPSLGRKSLQMDGEKEGEDEKEPEQLACPICAKTFICRFGLQSHMETHPDTSVRCNLCHCAFRNHRGLSKHKAMVHKPKLKPSSSSSRSSSPSLNANKQAVMGFQELGFTAFSSRKFPLIVKTWCENNEHKCNSALPKFVCQDCGKSFPLPKALLLHRKEHTESGIKKEAVTNDENDKSAFLKSLNLCPQGSRSPPKDEHIPLDFFTKVRDSEVVFPVPTNGLRHNNVPLPKLVPILPKMEPGAGVASPMNRSTLGTTADFADVQQMLKVAADATMLTAQPDASAKTNLKPLPPLHRIPVTPPHASPVVLRKQPPPPPLKYIPNAGNQMKGTVPAKIRPILPKPTQTSHTNSNNVKTIDGNIEESQPQSDSDKEELPEDVAHAKKGDVYVCEYCSEKFPLARAYKSHVRTHLGLAPYQCRQCNYASPDKSTLVRHLRTHNGERPFQCLLCQYAFTTKANCERHVRKKHNRFSKEDIEEVITYNQFVKDPPIGAETFGSPDTVCKYCGKDFRFFRALQHHLRSHSSCRKKPYQCRLCENGFSTKNNCIRHILKRHENVDQKKIDTYVKFQMRMKTETDDGEQIYDHESVEPQSIALSIKQEPLDYELESAEGLSDQPLDFSMKSGRSTDSSHLASPVALVIDAGDFEQPLDLSFKSTDDSRSESSISQSASESAPTNTRKYRFKAEYHKYYSNDCDQLVCPMCPMKFSRGGRLEEHIRSHTKERPFQCPQCPSAFTIKSNLDRHMKNHGVSHPSRGRGGNMRGASARGGKVTATSQSEAVGRGSSGRGRGGKGRGGRGRGKKTSVVSTILTRARRFIPIAPKPISVTLTVGNPTDEPAEEKPSLNHSMASDSSGEFASVQNMLAATNPDNFQTFLHSPSPALDCDGDVQNDVGNDDAEEVEVSAGEQDVSSDEIQGVKKSSYSSSPNRVCCPHCPRTFPWESSLRRHLLTHTGQKPYKCPKCPMKFSTKSNRERHLQRKHSGKEKVAPKSEGSHQCRLCENVFTTKSNLHRHYVAKHPDTDLSTFPWDKAESEQDESEESAAEQPPEVPPKDSMESSLDSSLCLKEGDGLLAFHQKLSASTSEALAKAAEICDQISCDIPEEGKLVIDKKEDEPPKVAKKRKRDETESAAASTSNEKTSPKQGKKPGKESKQDEEAQSAKKVKRTEVKCKVCGKEFQFMMTLTRHMRVHNLDHPFHCSICDAAFTTKFNCQRHIGRVHNIEHENTEAMVVERQEEAVLDAESETDLDPDSQHALANLVEDSDESFQADAPQKTKSGSKRWKQSTSPVEIDSLSAKFESDEVTSNDGSVDLSNNPTNKRKQQCKICEKRFWSAQDLRRHMRSHTGERPFKCSGCDRTFSLKHSLVRHQRACSGLTENTRSPSRERTALDAMESAITEFFSPTDDGLGDFGHDSYSDHSASNSFSVQDFSLKSTSEPITIDGLELDPSIMIVQPEDPPNDTFDLGEMDEGRLEDRRHPWDTDSDNGLDNAHNVYLVTPRDSKDILGSAAPDSDTLPSSTLGSDIIQNLLGIQDSSVIDQMLDSADSAARLLGVE